Proteins found in one Oreochromis niloticus isolate F11D_XX linkage group LG22, O_niloticus_UMD_NMBU, whole genome shotgun sequence genomic segment:
- the grhl2b gene encoding grainyhead-like transcription factor 2b isoform X2 — protein sequence MMSINGDEDSANALGLLYDYYKVPKDKRLLQLSKATEITEEQEKRPMLQNNPSSQSEVETVDNRVQVLKSVPVNLSLNTEHQEAKREQFSGSTESGDGGSPAVAVVKAEVYAPVFMPGGGSHYRVEGEDSARVIYEQSPYEVTTVSHNSYAKDDEQSPPDSPYEEERDAKYHSPSSLATDDFLFHQGGIDSFQYTLDATRSLRQKQGEGPMTYLNKGQFYAVTLNELSANKRLRHPISKVRSVIMVVFSEDKNRDEQLKYWKYWHSRQHTAKQRVLDIADYKESFNTISNIEEIAYNAISFTWDVNEEAKIFITVNCLSTDFSSQKGVKGLPLMIQIDTYSYNNRSNRPLHRAYSQIKVFCDKGAERKIRDEERKLLRKKSKGKDGGVGVISVTKKSDTTYFKTMTDLDAQPVLFIPDVHFGNLQRAGQVFTFNTEEIEREGSVVVKRMFRSSDEDLCPSPHKQIKEETHKRVLLYVRKETDEVFDALMLKSPTLRGLMDAISEKYGVPTERIAKVYKKSKKGILVNMDDNIIEHYSNEDTFILSIESYADAFKIMLTEI from the exons ATGATGAGCATCAACGGAGACGAGGACAGTGCCAACGCCCTGGGTCTGCTCTACGACTACTACAAG GTGCCCAAAGACAAGAGACTTCTGCAACTTTCCAAAGCCACTGAAATTACAGAGGAACAGGAGAAGAG GCCGATGTTGCAGAACAACCCCAGCAGCCAAAGTGAGGTGGAGACGGTGGACAACCGCGTTCAGGTTCTCAAGTCCGTCCCCGTCAACCTGTCCCTGAACACCGAGCACCAGGAGGCCAAGCGGGAGCAGTTCAGTGGCTCGACGGAGTCGGGGGACGGAGGCTCTCCGGCTGTTGCCGTGGTGAAGGCCGAGGTATACGCGCCCGTCTTCATGCCAGGAGGAGGGTCTCACTACAGGGTGGAAGGAGAAGACTCGGCGCGGGTGATCTACGAACAGAGTCCGTATGAGGTGACCACGGTCAGTCACAACTCATACGCCAAAGACGACGAGCAGAGCCCGCCTGACAGTCCGTACGAAGAGGAACGAGACGCG AAGTACCACTCGCCTTCCTCTCTAGCCACAGATGACTTCTTATTTCATCAGGGGGGAAT cgACAGCTTCCAGTACACGCTGGACGCCACGCGCTCGCTGCGTCAGAAGCAGGGCGAAGGGCCGATGACCTACCTGAACAAAGGCCAGTTCTACGCTGTGACGCTCAACGAGCTCAGCGCCAACAAGCGCCTCCGACACCCCATCAGTAAAGTCCGG AGTGTGATCATGGTGGTGTTCAGTGAGGATAAGAACCGAGACGAGCAGCTTAAATACTGGAAGTACTGGCACTCCCGGCAGCACACGGCCAAACAGCGAGTCCTGGACATCG CTGATTACAAGGAGAGCTTCAACACGATCAGCAACATTGAAGAAATCGCCTACAACGCCATCTCCTTCACCTGGGATGTGAACGAAGAGGCCAAG ATCTTCATCACGGTGAACTGCCTGAGCACAGACTTCTCGTCTCAGAAGGGGGTGAAGGGTCTTCCTCTGATGATCCAGATCGACACTTACAGCTACAACAACCGCAGCAACAGGCCGCTGCACAGGGCCTACTCACAGATCAAGGTCTTCTGTGACAAG GGAGCTGAGAGGAAAATAAGGGACGAGGAGAGAAAACTGTTACGCAAGAAGTCGAAAG GGAAAGACGGAGGCGTCGGGGTGATAAGTGTCACCAAGAAGTCCGACACCACCTATTTCAAGACCATGACTGACTTGGATGCCCAGCCTGTGCTCTTCATCCCCGATGTTCACTTTGGAAACCTGCAGAGAGCCGGACAG GTGTTTACCTTCAACACAGAGGAGATAGAGAGAGAAGG GAGTGTGGTGGTGAAGAGGATGTTCAGGTCGTCAGATGAAGATCTGTGCCCGTCTCCTCACAAGCAGATCAAAGAGGAGACGCACAAGAGAG TGCTGCTGTATGTCAGAAAGGAGACAGACGAGGTGTTCGACGCTCTGATGCTGAAGTCTCCCACGCTCAGAGGCCTGATGGATGCT ATATCAGAGAAATACGGCGTGCCCACAGAGAGGATAGCCAAGGTGTACAAGAAAAGTAAGAAAGG GATCCTGGTGAACATGGACGATAACATCATTGAGCACTACTCCAACGAAGACACCTTCATCCTCAGCATCGAGAGCTACGCAGACGCCTTCAAGATCATGCTGACGGAGATTTGA
- the grhl2b gene encoding grainyhead-like transcription factor 2b isoform X1 yields MSQETDNKRLVVVVPNERRAYTSEDEAWRSYLENPLTAATKAMMSINGDEDSANALGLLYDYYKVPKDKRLLQLSKATEITEEQEKRPMLQNNPSSQSEVETVDNRVQVLKSVPVNLSLNTEHQEAKREQFSGSTESGDGGSPAVAVVKAEVYAPVFMPGGGSHYRVEGEDSARVIYEQSPYEVTTVSHNSYAKDDEQSPPDSPYEEERDAKYHSPSSLATDDFLFHQGGIDSFQYTLDATRSLRQKQGEGPMTYLNKGQFYAVTLNELSANKRLRHPISKVRSVIMVVFSEDKNRDEQLKYWKYWHSRQHTAKQRVLDIADYKESFNTISNIEEIAYNAISFTWDVNEEAKIFITVNCLSTDFSSQKGVKGLPLMIQIDTYSYNNRSNRPLHRAYSQIKVFCDKGAERKIRDEERKLLRKKSKGKDGGVGVISVTKKSDTTYFKTMTDLDAQPVLFIPDVHFGNLQRAGQVFTFNTEEIEREGSVVVKRMFRSSDEDLCPSPHKQIKEETHKRVLLYVRKETDEVFDALMLKSPTLRGLMDAISEKYGVPTERIAKVYKKSKKGILVNMDDNIIEHYSNEDTFILSIESYADAFKIMLTEI; encoded by the exons ATGTCACAGGAGACAGACAA CAAACGTCTGGTAGTGGTGGTCCCCAACGAGAGGAGGGCGTACACCAGCGAGGATGAGGCGTGGCGGTCATACCTGGAGAACCCGCTGACAGCCGCCACCAAGGCGATGATGAGCATCAACGGAGACGAGGACAGTGCCAACGCCCTGGGTCTGCTCTACGACTACTACAAG GTGCCCAAAGACAAGAGACTTCTGCAACTTTCCAAAGCCACTGAAATTACAGAGGAACAGGAGAAGAG GCCGATGTTGCAGAACAACCCCAGCAGCCAAAGTGAGGTGGAGACGGTGGACAACCGCGTTCAGGTTCTCAAGTCCGTCCCCGTCAACCTGTCCCTGAACACCGAGCACCAGGAGGCCAAGCGGGAGCAGTTCAGTGGCTCGACGGAGTCGGGGGACGGAGGCTCTCCGGCTGTTGCCGTGGTGAAGGCCGAGGTATACGCGCCCGTCTTCATGCCAGGAGGAGGGTCTCACTACAGGGTGGAAGGAGAAGACTCGGCGCGGGTGATCTACGAACAGAGTCCGTATGAGGTGACCACGGTCAGTCACAACTCATACGCCAAAGACGACGAGCAGAGCCCGCCTGACAGTCCGTACGAAGAGGAACGAGACGCG AAGTACCACTCGCCTTCCTCTCTAGCCACAGATGACTTCTTATTTCATCAGGGGGGAAT cgACAGCTTCCAGTACACGCTGGACGCCACGCGCTCGCTGCGTCAGAAGCAGGGCGAAGGGCCGATGACCTACCTGAACAAAGGCCAGTTCTACGCTGTGACGCTCAACGAGCTCAGCGCCAACAAGCGCCTCCGACACCCCATCAGTAAAGTCCGG AGTGTGATCATGGTGGTGTTCAGTGAGGATAAGAACCGAGACGAGCAGCTTAAATACTGGAAGTACTGGCACTCCCGGCAGCACACGGCCAAACAGCGAGTCCTGGACATCG CTGATTACAAGGAGAGCTTCAACACGATCAGCAACATTGAAGAAATCGCCTACAACGCCATCTCCTTCACCTGGGATGTGAACGAAGAGGCCAAG ATCTTCATCACGGTGAACTGCCTGAGCACAGACTTCTCGTCTCAGAAGGGGGTGAAGGGTCTTCCTCTGATGATCCAGATCGACACTTACAGCTACAACAACCGCAGCAACAGGCCGCTGCACAGGGCCTACTCACAGATCAAGGTCTTCTGTGACAAG GGAGCTGAGAGGAAAATAAGGGACGAGGAGAGAAAACTGTTACGCAAGAAGTCGAAAG GGAAAGACGGAGGCGTCGGGGTGATAAGTGTCACCAAGAAGTCCGACACCACCTATTTCAAGACCATGACTGACTTGGATGCCCAGCCTGTGCTCTTCATCCCCGATGTTCACTTTGGAAACCTGCAGAGAGCCGGACAG GTGTTTACCTTCAACACAGAGGAGATAGAGAGAGAAGG GAGTGTGGTGGTGAAGAGGATGTTCAGGTCGTCAGATGAAGATCTGTGCCCGTCTCCTCACAAGCAGATCAAAGAGGAGACGCACAAGAGAG TGCTGCTGTATGTCAGAAAGGAGACAGACGAGGTGTTCGACGCTCTGATGCTGAAGTCTCCCACGCTCAGAGGCCTGATGGATGCT ATATCAGAGAAATACGGCGTGCCCACAGAGAGGATAGCCAAGGTGTACAAGAAAAGTAAGAAAGG GATCCTGGTGAACATGGACGATAACATCATTGAGCACTACTCCAACGAAGACACCTTCATCCTCAGCATCGAGAGCTACGCAGACGCCTTCAAGATCATGCTGACGGAGATTTGA